The following proteins are co-located in the Candidatus Methanogranum gryphiswaldense genome:
- a CDS encoding DUF4118 domain-containing protein — translation MMLGDGRPDPNSLLDMVKKEEKKVGRGKLTVFLGYSAGVGKTYAMLETAKRQKRQGKNVVIGVVVTHGRKETEVLTHGLEVIEPLKIQYKGITIEELNLDHLLEIKPEIALVDELAHTNVPGSRNLKRHQDVYELLNAGIDVYTTLNIQHIESMNSMVEQITKIKVMETLPDKILNEADDIKLVDIPPKDLLSRFQEGKIYVPEQAEVAVKNFFNEGNLMALRELSFRAAAEHVDEKMMEYMKSNFIDGQWQIKEKVLVCVGDSKELNEKLISTGKRYADEAKIDWDVLYVEIHSNKQIETISEEALRSLELAKSLGAKTDTIHGLSVVEGILKYSKSSMATRIIVGNAIFSEKLSYFGNSTIKQLTRTPLNADIVVVTISKENKGIQKENQKENISKDGFQLSEIKKQMIIGTFVSAVILILGGILFSKNEQYWIFILLIAIIGVVICSIFMEIISSLYVAVITIIGIDIFFVYPFGTIWITNFVDIVSLFTLIPVTLIVSFFSTKIRNANRIYERRYKFVSVQHDLCHELTAAKTVESALEALERHLGEDYGIRSTCYLMRNGDLRLMMMSEGVLLASKDIMAAKWVFRNGIVAGKYTDTLSSVDMKYFPMRYSGAIFGVCGFILDDEDKSKRIEQEKIIRSSISEVSTTINRIESK, via the coding sequence ATGATGTTAGGTGATGGAAGACCAGATCCGAATTCTCTTCTTGACATGGTCAAAAAAGAGGAAAAAAAGGTCGGTCGTGGAAAATTAACTGTATTCCTGGGATATTCTGCAGGAGTGGGCAAAACATACGCCATGTTGGAAACTGCAAAACGTCAAAAGAGACAAGGAAAAAATGTTGTTATCGGTGTTGTGGTTACGCACGGTCGTAAAGAAACTGAGGTTTTAACACATGGTTTAGAAGTAATCGAACCTTTGAAGATTCAGTATAAAGGAATCACAATTGAAGAGTTGAATTTGGATCATCTCTTGGAAATCAAGCCAGAGATTGCGCTTGTAGATGAGTTGGCACATACAAATGTGCCAGGATCCAGGAATCTTAAGCGCCATCAAGATGTGTATGAGTTATTGAATGCAGGTATTGACGTCTATACTACCCTTAACATCCAACATATTGAAAGTATGAATTCCATGGTGGAGCAGATAACTAAAATAAAGGTTATGGAGACCCTTCCAGATAAAATATTAAATGAAGCAGATGACATAAAATTAGTAGACATTCCACCAAAAGACCTTCTTTCAAGATTCCAGGAAGGGAAGATATATGTTCCAGAACAAGCAGAAGTGGCTGTAAAGAATTTTTTCAACGAAGGAAATTTGATGGCTCTTCGTGAATTATCATTCCGTGCTGCTGCAGAGCATGTAGATGAAAAAATGATGGAATATATGAAATCTAATTTCATCGATGGACAGTGGCAAATAAAAGAAAAAGTCCTTGTTTGTGTCGGAGATTCTAAAGAGTTGAATGAAAAACTCATCAGTACAGGAAAAAGATATGCTGATGAAGCAAAAATTGATTGGGATGTTCTTTATGTCGAGATCCATTCGAATAAACAGATAGAAACCATTTCAGAAGAAGCACTGCGTAGTTTGGAGTTGGCAAAATCATTGGGTGCCAAGACAGATACGATACATGGTCTTTCCGTCGTGGAAGGAATATTAAAATATTCAAAGAGTTCGATGGCAACGCGCATAATTGTAGGGAATGCAATATTTTCTGAAAAACTTAGCTATTTCGGTAACAGTACAATTAAGCAATTAACCAGAACCCCATTGAATGCGGATATTGTTGTTGTGACCATTTCCAAGGAAAACAAAGGGATTCAAAAAGAAAATCAAAAAGAAAATATCTCCAAGGATGGTTTTCAGTTATCAGAAATTAAAAAACAGATGATCATAGGTACATTTGTATCAGCTGTCATCCTTATTCTGGGAGGTATACTTTTTTCGAAGAATGAACAGTATTGGATATTCATACTCCTTATTGCAATAATTGGTGTTGTTATATGTTCTATCTTCATGGAGATAATATCTTCTTTGTATGTGGCAGTAATAACAATCATAGGGATAGACATCTTTTTTGTCTATCCGTTCGGGACCATTTGGATAACTAATTTTGTGGACATCGTTTCTTTGTTCACGCTTATACCTGTTACTCTGATCGTGAGCTTCTTTTCTACAAAAATACGCAATGCCAATCGTATATATGAGAGACGTTACAAATTCGTATCTGTGCAACATGATCTGTGTCATGAGTTGACAGCTGCAAAGACCGTTGAATCGGCATTAGAAGCATTAGAACGGCATTTGGGAGAAGATTATGGCATTCGTTCTACATGTTATTTGATGAGAAATGGAGACCTTAGATTGATGATGATGAGCGAAGGGGTATTATTGGCATCAAAGGATATCATGGCAGCAAAATGGGTGTTTCGTAACGGTATTGTGGCTGGAAAATACACCGATACGCTTTCTTCAGTTGATATGAAATATTTCCCGATGAGATATTCAGGTGCGATCTTTGGAGTATGCGGTTTCATTCTTGATGATGAGGATAAATCCAAGCGTATAGAGCAGGAGAAGATAATCCGTTCATCGATATCTGAGGTATCAACGACGATAAATAGGATCGAGTCTAAATGA
- the kdpB gene encoding potassium-transporting ATPase subunit KdpB, giving the protein MSDTVNGPEIYMSKQRSFGYNFFSKDIVWRMLKKTDPRVAIHNPVMLIVEIGSIIVTISFIISLFDKEISGSGAVFTGLVAIWLWFTLFFSYYSEALAENRGKAQADELRRMRATTSANKVNSSYVLSKGISPGENEVVKCSSAELRKGDLFFVKAGESIPNDGEIVVGIASVDESAITGESSPVIREAGSDFNTVTGGTKVLSDWIVVKVTSDPGEGFIDKMINLVESAERKKTPNEIALNTLLMALTAIFLVICIALIPYSMYAVETADQGKVISISVVTALFVCLAPTTISGLLNAIGIAGMDRLMKKNVIATSGQAIEAAGDVDVLLLDKTGTITHGNRHAVAIYPADGIDEMELANVAFLSSLADDTPEGRSIITLLSKEYGIKESDLKEDRMEFIPFTAQTRVSGVDIGKTTIRKGAGDAIEKIVAANGNIMPDSIRVRVRSIAETGGTPLVICKDGSAIGTIYLKDVIKPGIKVRFAQLRKMGITTVMVTGDNKITAAAVAAEAGVDDYLAEATPENKIEVIKKYQAEGKTVAMTGDGTNDAPALAQADVAVAMNSGTQAAKEAANMIDLDSDPTKLIEIVETGKQLLTTRGALTAFSITNDLAKYFAIIPAAFISIYPALGKLNFMGLENAVLSAVIFNALIIVALIPLALHGVKYRPMPAEKMFRRNLLIYGLGGLVVPFIFIKLIDMLISTMGVFV; this is encoded by the coding sequence ATGTCAGATACAGTAAACGGTCCAGAGATATACATGTCGAAACAGCGGAGTTTTGGTTATAACTTCTTCAGTAAAGATATTGTATGGAGGATGCTGAAGAAGACGGATCCTAGAGTAGCGATCCACAATCCTGTTATGTTGATCGTGGAGATCGGAAGTATAATTGTTACGATCTCGTTTATAATATCTTTATTTGACAAGGAAATTTCTGGATCAGGTGCGGTTTTTACTGGTCTTGTTGCAATATGGTTATGGTTCACTTTGTTTTTTTCATATTATTCGGAAGCATTGGCAGAAAACCGTGGAAAGGCTCAGGCAGACGAATTAAGACGTATGCGTGCCACCACCTCTGCTAATAAGGTGAATTCATCATATGTTCTTAGCAAGGGTATTTCTCCTGGAGAAAATGAGGTTGTTAAATGTTCTTCAGCGGAATTACGTAAAGGTGATTTGTTTTTTGTAAAGGCAGGCGAATCAATACCTAATGACGGAGAAATAGTAGTAGGAATAGCATCCGTTGATGAGAGTGCCATAACCGGAGAAAGTTCGCCTGTTATCAGAGAGGCAGGAAGTGATTTCAACACTGTTACAGGAGGTACAAAAGTACTTTCTGACTGGATAGTTGTTAAAGTTACTTCTGATCCAGGAGAGGGATTTATTGATAAAATGATAAATCTGGTAGAGAGTGCTGAAAGGAAGAAAACGCCCAATGAAATAGCGTTAAATACACTTTTAATGGCTCTGACAGCAATATTCCTTGTGATTTGTATAGCACTCATACCTTATTCGATGTATGCGGTTGAAACGGCGGATCAAGGAAAAGTAATATCCATATCCGTAGTAACGGCATTATTTGTATGTCTGGCACCTACAACGATAAGTGGACTTTTGAATGCTATCGGAATTGCAGGAATGGACCGTTTGATGAAGAAGAACGTGATCGCGACATCGGGGCAGGCCATCGAAGCAGCCGGTGATGTCGATGTTTTACTTTTGGATAAAACAGGTACCATAACTCACGGAAATCGTCACGCAGTTGCAATTTATCCTGCAGATGGGATAGATGAGATGGAATTGGCCAATGTAGCGTTCCTTTCATCATTGGCTGACGACACTCCGGAAGGTCGCAGCATAATTACACTTCTATCCAAGGAATATGGGATCAAGGAGTCCGATTTAAAAGAAGATAGAATGGAGTTTATTCCGTTCACAGCTCAGACGAGAGTTTCTGGTGTCGATATTGGAAAAACAACCATCAGAAAAGGAGCTGGCGATGCCATCGAAAAGATTGTCGCAGCAAATGGCAACATCATGCCAGATTCCATAAGAGTCCGTGTTCGTTCTATTGCAGAGACAGGTGGTACGCCCCTTGTGATATGTAAAGACGGATCTGCTATTGGTACGATATATCTCAAAGATGTCATTAAACCAGGTATTAAAGTGAGATTTGCCCAGTTACGTAAAATGGGAATAACGACCGTTATGGTAACGGGTGACAATAAGATAACTGCCGCAGCGGTTGCAGCCGAGGCAGGTGTTGATGATTATCTTGCTGAAGCTACTCCTGAGAATAAGATAGAAGTTATAAAAAAGTACCAGGCAGAAGGTAAGACCGTTGCAATGACCGGTGATGGTACAAATGATGCTCCAGCACTTGCCCAAGCGGATGTGGCGGTTGCAATGAACAGTGGAACACAGGCAGCGAAAGAAGCTGCTAACATGATAGACTTGGACAGCGACCCGACAAAACTAATAGAGATCGTGGAGACTGGAAAGCAGCTCTTAACGACCAGGGGTGCCCTTACGGCGTTCAGCATAACAAATGATCTTGCAAAGTATTTTGCCATAATACCTGCTGCTTTTATCAGTATATATCCGGCTTTGGGCAAACTGAATTTCATGGGGCTTGAAAATGCGGTTCTTTCGGCCGTTATATTCAATGCATTGATCATTGTGGCACTTATACCGCTGGCACTTCACGGTGTGAAATATAGGCCTATGCCAGCTGAAAAGATGTTCCGTAGGAATCTATTGATATACGGACTCGGTGGATTGGTAGTGCCATTCATCTTCATCAAACTCATCGATATGTTGATATCTACAATGGGGGTGTTTGTTTGA
- the kdpA gene encoding potassium-transporting ATPase subunit KdpA → MYNGGVCLSFKTKVSNGSHGFIRATKGQIRPALVIFTLLVLLTGIVYPLSVTAIAQVAFEDEADGSLMYDEDGNVIGSVLIGQYVDEEEYPELFWSRLSAINYDASTSGGSNLGPTSEELAELVQERVDLLMEFDPDNTMAIPSDLVTASASGLDSNISYAAAIYQVDRVIEYQLKDNGNSLTEEEVIALVNAATEKDVLGNEYINVLELNLSLSEIYTASDSTAADLDDASNIILGISVSDWLLIIIVLAMLIVLTFFVAKFIFNVYEEKTKVGEKYRKAVNLICRPAKVGGETSWKTYLLSVLIFNLFGFLTLFLVLMFQDYLPLNPEGFDGMDPYLAFNTAVSMVTNTDWQAYGGETTLSYFSQMFGLTAQCFLSAATGLAVLIAVIRGLRNRSVKNLGNFWIDVTKATFILLPIAIIISIILISQGVPQTLDGSIEAILTFPYTDSSGNYIDTQTISVGPIASLESIKLLGTNGAGFMNANSSHPFENPNAITNIVEIVSILLIPIALCLVFGKMIKDRRQSAVIMSVMVVIFVAFFLICLSAELGGNPAVESISGVSQEYTNYQFGGNMEGKEVRFGVVGSVLFGIASTATSCGAVNSMFDSYTAIGGMCPMLLMQIGEICFGGVGCGLYGMFMFVILAVFIAGLMIGRIPEYLGKKIGPREMKLASAAVILPVVLIVGGTAIAILWPGATDSTNNSGIHGFSEILYAFTSASSNNGSAFAGLNANTPFYNISLAICMLVGRFGSIALVIAFAGSMSEKKIVPMSAGTLPTNTRTFAVWLLAIIFLLGILSFFLCISLGPIAEALSGM, encoded by the coding sequence ATCTACAATGGGGGTGTTTGTTTGAGCTTCAAAACGAAGGTTTCAAACGGTTCACATGGATTCATCAGGGCTACCAAAGGACAGATCAGGCCTGCTCTGGTAATATTCACACTACTGGTTCTTTTGACGGGTATAGTATATCCCCTTTCAGTAACTGCAATAGCTCAGGTAGCATTCGAAGACGAGGCCGATGGTAGTCTCATGTATGATGAGGACGGCAATGTAATAGGTTCGGTCCTCATCGGGCAATATGTAGATGAGGAAGAATATCCTGAATTGTTCTGGTCCAGACTATCTGCGATAAATTATGATGCATCCACGTCAGGGGGCAGTAATCTTGGACCAACCAGTGAGGAATTGGCCGAACTGGTGCAAGAACGGGTAGATCTTTTAATGGAATTTGATCCTGACAATACAATGGCGATCCCTTCGGACCTTGTTACCGCATCAGCCAGCGGACTGGATTCGAATATAAGTTATGCGGCGGCAATCTACCAAGTGGATAGGGTCATTGAGTATCAATTAAAAGATAATGGGAATTCCTTGACAGAAGAAGAGGTTATTGCACTTGTAAATGCGGCAACGGAAAAAGATGTGTTGGGAAATGAATATATCAATGTTTTAGAACTTAATCTGAGTCTAAGCGAGATATACACAGCATCTGACTCAACCGCAGCAGATCTGGATGATGCATCGAATATAATTTTGGGGATATCCGTATCAGATTGGTTGTTGATCATAATCGTTTTGGCGATGTTGATCGTGTTGACATTTTTTGTAGCCAAATTCATTTTTAACGTATATGAAGAAAAAACCAAAGTTGGAGAGAAATATAGAAAAGCGGTCAATCTTATTTGTCGTCCAGCAAAGGTAGGTGGGGAAACATCTTGGAAAACATATCTGTTGTCGGTTTTGATCTTTAATCTGTTCGGTTTTTTGACATTGTTCTTGGTATTGATGTTCCAAGACTACCTTCCATTGAATCCAGAAGGATTTGACGGAATGGACCCATATTTGGCATTCAATACTGCGGTCAGTATGGTCACAAATACCGATTGGCAGGCATATGGAGGAGAAACGACGTTGAGTTATTTCTCTCAAATGTTCGGATTGACCGCTCAGTGTTTTCTTTCAGCAGCGACTGGATTGGCCGTTCTCATCGCGGTTATCCGCGGTCTACGTAACAGGTCTGTGAAGAATCTAGGTAATTTCTGGATAGATGTGACAAAAGCAACTTTCATACTTCTTCCCATTGCAATCATAATTTCCATAATTCTCATCTCACAAGGCGTTCCACAAACTCTTGATGGATCGATAGAAGCGATCCTAACGTTCCCGTATACAGATAGCAGTGGGAATTACATAGATACGCAGACGATATCTGTTGGTCCTATAGCATCCTTGGAGTCCATAAAATTGCTTGGTACCAATGGTGCCGGTTTTATGAACGCCAATTCTTCCCATCCTTTTGAGAATCCCAATGCCATTACAAACATCGTCGAGATCGTTTCTATTTTATTGATCCCTATCGCCTTATGTTTGGTATTCGGTAAAATGATAAAAGACAGGCGTCAGAGCGCTGTGATAATGTCTGTTATGGTAGTGATATTCGTAGCGTTCTTTTTGATATGTTTATCAGCTGAACTCGGAGGAAATCCTGCAGTAGAATCGATATCTGGTGTTTCACAAGAATATACAAATTATCAGTTTGGCGGGAATATGGAAGGAAAGGAAGTCAGATTCGGTGTTGTAGGTTCGGTTCTATTCGGGATCGCTTCTACAGCGACTTCTTGTGGTGCTGTAAATTCAATGTTCGATTCATATACTGCGATAGGAGGAATGTGTCCCATGCTCCTTATGCAGATAGGCGAGATATGCTTCGGCGGGGTAGGATGTGGATTGTACGGAATGTTCATGTTCGTTATTCTGGCAGTATTCATTGCTGGATTGATGATCGGAAGAATTCCAGAATATCTGGGAAAAAAGATAGGACCTCGCGAGATGAAACTGGCTTCTGCCGCGGTAATTCTCCCCGTCGTTCTAATTGTGGGCGGAACAGCTATAGCTATATTGTGGCCAGGTGCAACGGATTCTACAAATAATTCTGGAATACACGGCTTTAGTGAGATCCTGTACGCATTCACTTCAGCGTCTAGTAATAATGGCAGTGCCTTTGCAGGGTTGAATGCAAATACACCGTTTTACAATATATCCTTGGCCATTTGTATGCTTGTAGGTAGATTTGGATCCATTGCACTCGTGATAGCCTTTGCTGGATCGATGAGCGAGAAGAAAATAGTACCTATGAGTGCCGGTACTCTTCCTACAAACACACGTACATTTGCCGTTTGGTTATTGGCAATAATATTTTTGCTCGGCATATTGAGTTTCTTCCTATGCATCTCACTTGGTCCGATTGCAGAGGCGTTATCAGGAATGTGA